The Pirellulaceae bacterium region ACTGGGAAATTCCACACGACTGGCCTGCCGAAATGCGCAGTCGGTCTGGCCATTGGGTCGGTGTCGCTGCACGAGCGCGGGTCTTGATCGTCAATCGCCAAGTACTAGCCGACGTTGCGCAGTGGCCCAATTCGGTGCTGGAGCTAGGGGATGCAAAATGGTCTGGAAAGTGTGGCGTGGCGTTACCGCTGTTCGGTACCACCGCCACTCACTTTACGGTTTTATACGATCAACTTGGTGTCGAACGCGCCGAGCAGTTCTTTCAGCAGGTGGCTGACAATGCAGTTGTCTTGTCAGGTAACAAGCAAGTGGCTTTGCAAGTTGCTGCCGGCAAGTTGGCTTGGGGATTGACGGACACGGACGACGCGCTGCTGGAGATCGACGCCGGACTACCAGTGAATATCGTCTATCCGGACCAACTGCCACATCAATTGGGAACCTTGCGGATTCCCAATACTGTGGCGGTAGTTGCGGGGGGACCACATCCCGTGGCGGCAGTCAAGTTGGCCAATTACTTGGTGTCAGAAGATACAGAAGGCCGATTAGCGATGGGGGCCAGTGGTCAGTTTCCGATTCGGCCAGGCCACAGCCAATTGTCCAGGGCACAATTCTCTCGGGATGGACAGCGATTGTTGATCCGCTGGATGGCAGCCAACTTTGAATCTGCCGCCAGCAGGTGGCCAGAATCGTCGCAGCGCCTACAACAGATTTTCAAAAGGTAGATGTCGGGCCAGTCTGTGGAGGCTGGATCAGACCACGGATAGCTTGCGAAAATTCGGCTGAACCGTAGTGAAGGCTGGCCTCCAAGTTGATTCGGCTGGCCCGCTTGATTTGCTCGAACGGCCCATGCACTGCCAGCAAGCCTTGATCATAGAGCATTCGGTCGGAATGACCTGGCAAGAGTACACGGATATCTTCTGAGATCGTTCCTGGTCGAAGTCGATTGACCATCTCGACAATGTTGGTCGTGCAATTGTTGCGTAGGGTGTCGTAGTATTCGGGCTGTCTGGCAATCTCATTCACGCGAGCGATGGATGCCAAGAATACACTGCGAACCTGTTCAGGATTGGCTGTCGTACGATACAAATAGACATCGTTGCGGCGGATCTCGGTGCGCAGGCCAATTAAATCGCGCTCAGTGCCCACGACCCACATCAGTTCGTATTTCTGCCTGGCACCGTCGAGAGGGCTGTACGACTCGTGCTGTTCCAATCGCGCTTCGACAGAGAACACCAGATATTGGCCGTCGGCCATGCCAAAACTGAGCATGGTATGCGCAAGTGCCGGCGACTCGGGGAAAGGGATAACGATAAAATCCAGTGTCCGCAGATCGTTTAGCCAGATTGTGCGATCCGCGTGCCGCACATCATAGTCGGTCTCTGAACGATAGTAGCAGTCGCGAACATTCAATAAATCGACGCGATTACTGTATATCTGCGCGTAGGGCAAAACCGCTAAATTAGGACGCCATGGGCGATCGTGCGATGGCGGATTGCTTTGGCGTGTTGACGCGAGGATCGTCGGCAGCGGTCGACGTGGGCCGGCGTCGGATGTTGCCTTGGGCGCTGGGCTTGAGAATTGGCTGCAGCCGCACACCATGAAGGCGCTGAACGTAAGGATACGACTGGCAGGCATAAATACCGCTTAGGACTCCATTCCAAATCTAGCTATGGCCCACGCCCTCTATCATAGTTGACGACCGCAGTCGTCTAAAGATCAGTTCGTTAGTTCACAGCGGGGGCCTGTGCGGTGGGCTCCACAGGAACTACAGGGCTGAAAAGCGTTCTACCCTGCTCGTCATTCAGCAGCGAATCGCTGGCCCCCGCTGCCTGGTCCTCCGAGCTGTACACATGGTCTCCTCGGCCACCGTCTGTATTGACCAGCAGTTGGCTGACTGGTGGCCAGTCGATGTCCACTCGCGTATGCAACCTTTCCGCCAGGTTCAAGGTGGCTCCACTAGGACGCCACAGTGTTGCTATCAATTGGGCGATGTTTAGACGGGTGATGTCACAGACCAGTTGCGTCCCCAAACAGGTTGCTCCCGGCAGCAACGTCGTGTGTTCACGAATTCCGGCAGATCGAAGTTCTGTATCTATGGGACCTCGCTGACCTTCAGAGGTGATGAGCAGTCGGTAGGCTTGGCTGCCGACATATGCAAGCGGTGGCAGATGCTGCTGAATGTCTGCAAACTTGATAACGGAGAGTGCATAGCGGCTGTTGAGAAAGTCATCTTGCGCAATGCCAAGTTCGCGACACCCCTGGCAGACTCCTTCAAACGCCAATCGCAACAGATGACCGTAGTCACGGATGTCTTCTTTGTCTGTGGATGCTGATTGGTCTGGGGCCTCAGTCGCTTCAACAGAATTCAGTTGTAGGGGTGCTTGTTCGATGCAAGTCAGTAGTCGCTGATGCAAATGCTGCGTTAATTCATCCACAACCCGTAGATGCAAAATTTGGATTGGCGATGGTAGAGATGTTAAGCCAGCAATACTGAGTTGCAGAGCCTCGTTGTTGAGTGCGGATACTCTCCACATTTCGAGCTGTTTGGCCAACTGTTCGGCAGCCGCCTTCGTATGTTCGAAAAAACGGATGCAGTTCATACAGTATTCGTCAAGGTAGTCACGAATACTGCTCAGCAACTGGTCAGCATCCCCCAGTAACTGCGAGAAGGCGGCAAATTGTTCAACTAACTGCGGTGAATTTCGTTCCGAGTAATCTTGAATCGCCTCAATGACTCGCAACTGAATGCGTTCCAGTTGGTTCCAGTTGTAGAATTTTGCCTCGGTGAGTTGGATCACGGTTTTCTGCCAAGTCTGCAGGTCATTGGACAATTGAATTTCTTGGACCTGTGGATCATGACTTAACCGACGAGCCCATTTTCCAATCGACTCGCTGTCATTGAAAATCTGTTCCGTCTGTTGGTAGAGCCCCAGTTCTTGAAGCACTCGCTGCGTAAACTCGTCACGAGCCTCATCGGTCAGCGACCTGTAGGTAGGTGAAGTTGGATCGAATTGATACGCAGGCGTGTTATTCGAATTCGAAGTTTCGGGCGGGCGACAGATATCAAAGAATCCCAGGGCTGTGTTCAGTGCCTGCCAGCTGCACCAACCAGCAAGCAATTCTGGCGTAATCGCTTGAACAGGACGGACGGTTGACGCATCAGCCGTGCGCAGCCAGCCCATCGGTTCATTGGCTAGACTGCGACGCGACTCGGCTAACGCGGCGGACGACAACGATTGGCAATCGAGCGAAATATGTCGCGCCATTTGTCGCGTGGTTAGATGGATAGCTTCCCGATCTTCGTACATGCCTCCATCGATCAATGTCACCCAATCAAAGGGTCGAGCGCTAGACAGCGCGAAACCTGTGCGATAGTCGAGACTGGGAGTCTCTTGCTGAGGGTCCATCAAGTAGGCAAGTTCAGACAATGTTGCTAGAGCGTTGCCGGATGCCAAATTGACAGCTTGACTGTTGGATGTGGTTGCAGCGCTGGCAACTGCACACAAACGGTAGTTTGTATAGCCGTGCTTAATAAAGCAACGTCGAACAATGAATCCCAATTCGCACAGTAGTGCCGATCCAGTTCCCCCGTGCAGTGAAGCGATCACGTAAACGTGCAGCGGCGAAGCGCTAGCCGCACTATTCTTATGGAACTCGATGAGTCGAACAATTTTTTGCTCAACGATCTTGCATAAAGCCGGATAGTTGGCTATCAAACTCAAGGTAGCAATCGGACGTACACCGTCAGTCTTGCGTGATCTGGGGATGTTGTACAACCAGCGTCGCGATAATGGAGCGAATTGTTCGGTGGAAAGTTTACGATAGGCTTGTGGCGATTGAATTGGTAATTCGACCACACAGTTCAAGGGAATGGCTTGCAGGTCTTGGCCGCTGGTAACGTCTATCAATGCTTCGGATGTTGTATCAATACCTAGCCACTCATGATCTTCACAAGTGTAAGGATCGTCGACATTTTGTATCAGATCGCCGCGTAACTCCTTCAGCGCCAGCAGCCCCATGCCCCCGATACCAATGAACATGGCGGGAACGCTACTGGATTGGCAAGCGAATTCTTCGCTGGACAACGCCGGATGAAAGGCCGCTTTTTGACTCCCGGCATGAATACTTGCCTGGGCAATGGTGACTGTACTTTGAGTATGCTCAAAGTGATGCGATTCCGTCGCTTCGACCTTCGACTGGATTGGCAAGACAGCGTTGCGAACCTTCATCAACTGTTCGACAAACTGCCGACAGGTCGGGTAGCGGTCGAGTGGATTTTTGGACAATGCTCGCTGTACAATCATGCGATCGGCTGGCGGCAAGGGGTCTAATTCCGGTGACAGGTTGAGATGTTGCCTGGCCAGTTCACCCGGCGTCTGACCCTTGAATGGCAAATTCCCAGTCAGCAACTCCATGTAGACGACGGCTAACGAATACTGATCGCTACGAAAATCGGGGCGACCATCGAAGACTTCCGGAGCCGAGTAGGCGGGTGTCAGTCCGGCCACCAATGACTGACAGTTGCCGTGCAGGTCTTTGACTAGCCCAAAGTCGGCAACTTTGATTCGATCAGCAATGATCAGCAGATTGCCGGGTTTGATGTCCAGATGTTGTAGCGAATGCTTCTGAGCCAAAAAGTCCAAGGCGTCAGCGGTGTCGCGCATAAAATCCAGCAGTTCGGTTCGTGGAATGCCAGCCACACCCTGGCGACGGAACTGCTCAAAGCGATCTTGTAGACTACATTCTGCCAATTCGGTCACAATGATGACCTTGCCGCGAACAATTTCGATTCGCTCCAGCGAAAGCAAAAAAGGATGATGCACCCGTCGCACCCGCTCCAAGCTCTTTAACTCGTTTGCTGCTCGTGATTCGTCTACATTGCCGTAGATCAATTTGACGGCTTTTTGTAATCCGCCAGGCGCATCGGCCAACCAGACCTCGCCATACCCCCCCGCACCCAGACGCTTACGTAAAAAATATCCTGGGATTGGCTCCGATCCCGCAGGGGTCGTAAAGGATGATTTATTCATGATTCGTCAATCAGCTAGATAAAGTCTCAACAGCAACTGATACAGGGACTAGGGAAATTCGGGAGGGCGGCTGAGGCTCAGGGCTATTGAGCGTCGGCCGGCATCAATAGGCTCTAGGTCAGCGAAGGTCTAATCTCTGACGTGGGAATCGTAGCCTCGTAAGTCGCCGGAGTTGGGCCGGGCGTCTGGAGTGTTCGAGTGGATTCCAGGTTGACAAGATCTGCCTGTGCCGGCGCGGCTTGAGGCTGATTGCCAGCCTGAGCTGAAGCGGACCTACTGAGATTGATCGAATTGCCAAAGTAATTGCGGCAGGCGTGCTTCAGATAGTCGATGCGCAGATCCAATGGTTCATTGCGATAGGTGCACAAGGCTCTTACTTGATTGAGGAGGTCGCGTGGATAACATCGCCGCAATGGCACGCGATTGGCCTTGAAGAACCCCAGAATTAATTGTTGAACGACATCAGGTCGCCAAGGGAATCCCATCGATTCACAGGCAGCGCGAAACAATTTCATGAATTCCAGTTCGCCTGGGTCTCGAATCTCAATTTTGAAGGGCACACGTCGCAGGAAGGCTTCGTCCACTAAATCATGGGGTTGAAGATTGGTGGAAAAGAGAACGATCTGTTCAAATGGAACGGCAATCTTCTTGCCGGTGGGCAATGTTAAGAAATCCATCTTATTCTCAAGCGGGATGATCCACCGATTGAGCAACTCTGCTGGAGCCACCCTTTGGCGTCCGAAGTCATCGATCAGCAGACTGCCGCAATTGCTCTTCAGTTGCAATGGGGCTTCGCAGGTATTGCTGCGTGAATCATGGCGAATCTCCAAGCTATCCAGGGTCAATTCACCGCCTACGATGACCGTTGGACGCTGAATGCGCACCCAACGGCGATCGTGGTTTTGCAACTGTACTATCGGGCTGTGGCTGGCATCCTGCAGAGGACGATGAAAGGCAGCATCAAATAGTTTGATGATCATTCCGTCGTCAACGATCGCATGAGGTATCCAAATGCTTTCGCCGCGCAGCAGCGTCAAGCACTTGGCCAGCGTCGTCTTGCCGTTACCGGGTGGTCCATACAAGAAGATGCCTCCATTGCTATTGACGGCTGGACCCAAAAAATCCAGCCAACTCGACTCAAAGGAAATGTGCTGCAACGCCTCGGTTAGTCGATTACGCTGAATGGGTTCAAATTGATTGGCTTGTGCATCAACGCTTAGTAGATACTCCGATAACGGCACTGGAGCCACGCCGGCGTATTTGAAAACCTGCTGATGCTGGAGTGTTCTTTTCTGCCCCAATTCGGTCAGCGCGTAATAGTAGTCGCTCAATGGAGCTGACCGAGCATGGGCGACTATTTGGCGGGTGCGCATGTGGGCTAACTGCGCATCAATAATTCCGAATGGCAAGCCAATCTGTTCCGCAAGCTTCCGTCCGCTCTGCGTGCCAATTCCCATCAGTATCTGGCAGAGAATGGATTCCACCATGGTGCTGCTGAGCCCACAATCTTCTAGAGACGTCGGTTCAGCGGGCCAAAAGTGATCTTCGTGAAGCACTTCCGGCAAGTTGTTTGCCGCAGTCAAGAAATTTGTGGCCTCTGGCGAGAGCTGGAGCGTGTTATGAAAAGTCATGGGTATAGTCGGCCCCTGGGAACTTTGCCACGCGCAGCGCTACCGAGCTAACTATCAAAGATTCAGCTAGCTTCTCAACCTGCCGTCGGAATATTAACCGTCAAACTGTGCGTTATGGAATACGCGAAGTCACTGACTACACTCCCAACTGTTGCAAGTTGTTAATGCCAATTGGTCATTGCCAACGGGTCTAGGGGTGATAGCGATTGCGCCGATTAACGCGCTTGGGTAGATTGCTGACCACAGCCGCAGTTAAATCGGCATTTCTCAGGATCAGCTGCGCCGGATGATATTTTATAAGCTACGGTACCACAGCAGTTTCTTGGATTGCGAGCTAAGGATTGCGCGCAGTTGTACGCAGAAGAAAAACGATAATTCAATGCATTCGATAACTAGCACCACTGACCACGTCCTGGCGCACCCGGCCGATGCAATGGCCCTGCAGAGCTCGTGGATACTAGTGCGCGGTGACTCGAGCGACGGACCGCAACAAATTCAAGTTACTCCTATCCCGTTTACAGTTGGACGCCGGCCAGGCAGTTCACTGCAAATCAATTCCCGTACGATATCAGGGCTACACGCAACGTTAACCTGTGAGGACGATGGGCTGTGCGTTACCGACAATGGCAGCACCAACGGTACCTATGTTAATGGACAAAAGATCTCTCAGCCGACCAAACTCGCAGAGGAGGACCTGCTACAGTTTGCCGATATTGTGTTCCGGGTTCGCAAGTCGCAGCGTTCGACCGTTTGTCAAACGATGCAGGAAGATGTTTGCGATAGTGCATTGGCGCTAGTGCAGTTTGACCGACTAATGCAGAATCGGTTGGTCACCCCCAACTTTCAGCCGATCGTCGATATTCGATCCGGTGATTTCGTGGGCTATGAAGTGCTGGCGCGCAGCCGCTTGTTTGGACTGGAGTCCTGCCAAGCAATGTTCGACGCAGCCTCGCGGTTGAATATGGAAGTTGAGTTGAGCCGCATGTTGCGTTGGGAAGGCGTGCGGCACGCCTTAGAACTGGCAAACAATATGACGATCTTCCTCAACACCCATCCACTGGAGATTCGTCAAGACGGGTTGGTGGATTCCCTGGTCACAGTTCGGCAACTATCGTACGACAAGCCGATCATTTTGGAAGTTCACGAAGCCGCAGTTACCGATCCTGCTGAAATGCGAGAATTGAAAGCCCGCTTGCGAGACCTGAACATTGGTATCGCCTACGACGATTTTGGTGCTGGACAAACACGACTCAGCGAGTTAATTGAGGCACCACCGGACTACCTCAAATTTGATATGTCGCTGATTCGCGGTATTGATCAGGCTCCTCCTGAAAGACAGAAGATGCTGGCTGCCCTGGTACAGATCGTGCTCGACCTAGGCGTCAATCCGCTGGCAGAGGGCATTGAAACCCCCGCCGAGGCAGATGTTTGTCGCAATCTTGGATTTCAGACTGCCCAAGGCTATCATTTTGGCCGCCCGGCTCCCTGCCAGAACTACCAGTAGCCGATTTCCAATAGCCGTTAGTCCATTTCGCCGTTGGCCACAGCCGCTTCGTAGGTGCGGTTTGAAGAGGGGTGTATCGAGCCGCAATTCTTCAGTGCCAGGCTGTACAATCGCCGACCATGCTCAGTCGGATAGTCGCCGGTAATGCAGGCCTGACACAGCCGATCTTGATCCAGATTGATAGCCCGAGCGATGGCACTGACCGGCAAATAACGCAATGATTCACACCCCAGCACCACCGCCATTTGAGCCTGGGCTTCGGGCGTGATCGTCGGGCCAGTCATGAACTGAGGCGCAAACAGCTCGTTTACGGTCGACATATCAATACCGTAAAAACATGGGGCGACGATGGGCGGACAGGCTACGCGGACGTGAATTTCACGGGCGCGCCCTAGGAGCCGAATTCGATCCAACAAAACTTTCATCGTCGTAGCGCGGACGATCGAATCCTCCACCAGGATGACCCGTTTGTCCTCTAGGACTTCGCGCAACGGGGTGTACTTGATCGAAGCTTTGGCCATGCGGGCTCGTCCACCTTCGATAAAGGTACGCCCACTGTAACGATTGCGAATCAGTCCCTCGCGACTGGGGATTCCCAGTTTATAGGCCATGGCATCGGCGGCCGCTTTACTCGTATCTGGTACAGGAACAATGACGGTATCGGCGTCCAGCGGCACGCGCCCTTCGGCTAGTTCCAACCGAGCCAATTCCTCACCCAACCGCGTCCGCGTGAGGTAGACACTGCGATCGTCCAAAGTGCTGGCGACGTTGGCGAAGTATATCCATTCGAAGAAACAGTGCGCTGATCGATCGGAACTTGCAAACTGCCTGATTTCAATCCCGCTCGGGCGTACTACGATCAAGTGGCCAGGTGGCAACGACTGAATGCTACTGGGTTCAAAGCCCAGATTCAACAGGGCCACGCTTTCGCTGGCAGCCG contains the following coding sequences:
- a CDS encoding extracellular solute-binding protein: MNSFFRSINRRLRFSTLSAWLAVANCLGCVPQPENAVVLYSAADREYAQPILDAFERRAEGIEIVRQFDIESTKTVGLANRIVAEAQRPQCDVFWNNEIMHTLSLESKGLLQPIDWEIPHDWPAEMRSRSGHWVGVAARARVLIVNRQVLADVAQWPNSVLELGDAKWSGKCGVALPLFGTTATHFTVLYDQLGVERAEQFFQQVADNAVVLSGNKQVALQVAAGKLAWGLTDTDDALLEIDAGLPVNIVYPDQLPHQLGTLRIPNTVAVVAGGPHPVAAVKLANYLVSEDTEGRLAMGASGQFPIRPGHSQLSRAQFSRDGQRLLIRWMAANFESAASRWPESSQRLQQIFKR
- a CDS encoding DUF4105 domain-containing protein produces the protein MPASRILTFSAFMVCGCSQFSSPAPKATSDAGPRRPLPTILASTRQSNPPSHDRPWRPNLAVLPYAQIYSNRVDLLNVRDCYYRSETDYDVRHADRTIWLNDLRTLDFIVIPFPESPALAHTMLSFGMADGQYLVFSVEARLEQHESYSPLDGARQKYELMWVVGTERDLIGLRTEIRRNDVYLYRTTANPEQVRSVFLASIARVNEIARQPEYYDTLRNNCTTNIVEMVNRLRPGTISEDIRVLLPGHSDRMLYDQGLLAVHGPFEQIKRASRINLEASLHYGSAEFSQAIRGLIQPPQTGPTSTF
- a CDS encoding protein kinase: MNKSSFTTPAGSEPIPGYFLRKRLGAGGYGEVWLADAPGGLQKAVKLIYGNVDESRAANELKSLERVRRVHHPFLLSLERIEIVRGKVIIVTELAECSLQDRFEQFRRQGVAGIPRTELLDFMRDTADALDFLAQKHSLQHLDIKPGNLLIIADRIKVADFGLVKDLHGNCQSLVAGLTPAYSAPEVFDGRPDFRSDQYSLAVVYMELLTGNLPFKGQTPGELARQHLNLSPELDPLPPADRMIVQRALSKNPLDRYPTCRQFVEQLMKVRNAVLPIQSKVEATESHHFEHTQSTVTIAQASIHAGSQKAAFHPALSSEEFACQSSSVPAMFIGIGGMGLLALKELRGDLIQNVDDPYTCEDHEWLGIDTTSEALIDVTSGQDLQAIPLNCVVELPIQSPQAYRKLSTEQFAPLSRRWLYNIPRSRKTDGVRPIATLSLIANYPALCKIVEQKIVRLIEFHKNSAASASPLHVYVIASLHGGTGSALLCELGFIVRRCFIKHGYTNYRLCAVASAATTSNSQAVNLASGNALATLSELAYLMDPQQETPSLDYRTGFALSSARPFDWVTLIDGGMYEDREAIHLTTRQMARHISLDCQSLSSAALAESRRSLANEPMGWLRTADASTVRPVQAITPELLAGWCSWQALNTALGFFDICRPPETSNSNNTPAYQFDPTSPTYRSLTDEARDEFTQRVLQELGLYQQTEQIFNDSESIGKWARRLSHDPQVQEIQLSNDLQTWQKTVIQLTEAKFYNWNQLERIQLRVIEAIQDYSERNSPQLVEQFAAFSQLLGDADQLLSSIRDYLDEYCMNCIRFFEHTKAAAEQLAKQLEMWRVSALNNEALQLSIAGLTSLPSPIQILHLRVVDELTQHLHQRLLTCIEQAPLQLNSVEATEAPDQSASTDKEDIRDYGHLLRLAFEGVCQGCRELGIAQDDFLNSRYALSVIKFADIQQHLPPLAYVGSQAYRLLITSEGQRGPIDTELRSAGIREHTTLLPGATCLGTQLVCDITRLNIAQLIATLWRPSGATLNLAERLHTRVDIDWPPVSQLLVNTDGGRGDHVYSSEDQAAGASDSLLNDEQGRTLFSPVVPVEPTAQAPAVN
- a CDS encoding AAA family ATPase produces the protein MTFHNTLQLSPEATNFLTAANNLPEVLHEDHFWPAEPTSLEDCGLSSTMVESILCQILMGIGTQSGRKLAEQIGLPFGIIDAQLAHMRTRQIVAHARSAPLSDYYYALTELGQKRTLQHQQVFKYAGVAPVPLSEYLLSVDAQANQFEPIQRNRLTEALQHISFESSWLDFLGPAVNSNGGIFLYGPPGNGKTTLAKCLTLLRGESIWIPHAIVDDGMIIKLFDAAFHRPLQDASHSPIVQLQNHDRRWVRIQRPTVIVGGELTLDSLEIRHDSRSNTCEAPLQLKSNCGSLLIDDFGRQRVAPAELLNRWIIPLENKMDFLTLPTGKKIAVPFEQIVLFSTNLQPHDLVDEAFLRRVPFKIEIRDPGELEFMKLFRAACESMGFPWRPDVVQQLILGFFKANRVPLRRCYPRDLLNQVRALCTYRNEPLDLRIDYLKHACRNYFGNSINLSRSASAQAGNQPQAAPAQADLVNLESTRTLQTPGPTPATYEATIPTSEIRPSLT
- a CDS encoding EAL domain-containing protein, coding for MHSITSTTDHVLAHPADAMALQSSWILVRGDSSDGPQQIQVTPIPFTVGRRPGSSLQINSRTISGLHATLTCEDDGLCVTDNGSTNGTYVNGQKISQPTKLAEEDLLQFADIVFRVRKSQRSTVCQTMQEDVCDSALALVQFDRLMQNRLVTPNFQPIVDIRSGDFVGYEVLARSRLFGLESCQAMFDAASRLNMEVELSRMLRWEGVRHALELANNMTIFLNTHPLEIRQDGLVDSLVTVRQLSYDKPIILEVHEAAVTDPAEMRELKARLRDLNIGIAYDDFGAGQTRLSELIEAPPDYLKFDMSLIRGIDQAPPERQKMLAALVQIVLDLGVNPLAEGIETPAEADVCRNLGFQTAQGYHFGRPAPCQNYQ
- a CDS encoding amidophosphoribosyltransferase; this translates as MSELHHECGVAAIYHLAGGNASPMSPEQGPTEVSRLLPRMLQDIQNRGQLAAGMTSYCADRPNILDTMKDIGTVAEVFRLSHRGKCESLMKDYAGSAAIGHVRYATCGKDDRNYAQPFERQHIHKHKWFSFCFNGQLANYSQLRAKLLHEGEHHLARDTDTEIIMHEIGRVLSAGPASQDIGDMFAQVARQFDGAYSLALLNARGELLVARDPLGIKPMAYAIEGPLFAAASESVALLNLGFEPSSIQSLPPGHLIVVRPSGIEIRQFASSDRSAHCFFEWIYFANVASTLDDRSVYLTRTRLGEELARLELAEGRVPLDADTVIVPVPDTSKAAADAMAYKLGIPSREGLIRNRYSGRTFIEGGRARMAKASIKYTPLREVLEDKRVILVEDSIVRATTMKVLLDRIRLLGRAREIHVRVACPPIVAPCFYGIDMSTVNELFAPQFMTGPTITPEAQAQMAVVLGCESLRYLPVSAIARAINLDQDRLCQACITGDYPTEHGRRLYSLALKNCGSIHPSSNRTYEAAVANGEMD